The DNA window ATCAGTGCCAGCGTATCCCTGTCTACTGCTGTGTATGGAATGTATGCCTTCAGCAAACATTCCAAAGTAAAAGCTATCCGCCACGTAGTGCGCCCTACACTCAGTGCCAGCTATCGTCCGGATCTTTCCAGTGCCTATTATTATACATACCAGTACAGTGGCAACCCCAAGGATCTTACAAGAGTATCGTACTTTGATGGTTCCGTTATAGGAGTGCCCTCGCCCGGTGCCTTTGGTGGTCTCAACTTTGGCCTGGACAACAATCTGGAAATGAAAGTGTTTTCCAGAAAAGACACCACAGGCAACCATGAGAAAAAAGTGAAGCTCCTTGACGGTTTTGGTATCAACGGTAGTTACAACCTGGTGGCCGACTCCTTCAAGCTCTCCACCTTCAGCATTTATGCCCGTACCAACCTGTTTGATAAAATCAATATCTCTGCCAGTGGTAACATCGACCCCTATCAGGTAGATAACCGCGGGCACCGTCTGGATAAATATGTATGGCAACAGGGTAAGATCAGCCTTGGCCGCCTTACCAATGCCAGCATCTCGCTGAGTACGTCCTTCCAATCGAAGGAAAACAAGAAGAGCCAGGATAAACGTAAGACCATGGACTCTCTGGATAACATTACCAATGCAGACGCTGCACTGGCTGCCCAGCAACGACAACTGCAGATGGTACGCAACAACCCCGGAGAATATGTGGACTTCGATATTCCCTGGCGTGTGGATCTGTCGTATAGCTTGTCTTATACCAACCAGGTCATACCCGACTCGGGCGGTGTAGTACGACGTATAACCCAGTACGTTAACTTCAACGGAGACTTCAGTCTGACACCGAAATGGAAAATAGGTCTGAATAGTGGTTTCGATTTTACCAATATGCAGATTGCCTATACGAACATGTATATCTCGCGTGATCTTCACTGTTGGCAGATGTCGATTAACCTGATACCGTTTGGTACCTTCCGGCAGTTCAGTATCACGATCAATCCCAAAGCAGGTATTCTGCGGGATTTGCGAATCAACCGATCGCGACAGTTTTACGATTTTTAGCGATATCTCATAAAAAAGCAGCGAAGCAGTTAAAATGGCTTCGCTGCTTTTTTTATGGGATATTGCTGGCCGATTGGAAAAACCAGATATATTAAAACATCGGAATGGTATTCCTGCGCGTGCAGGCGTGTCCGTAGTCAATGTGGTCATTCAGATAAACGACGGGGCTGATACGCTGCGAATGAACCGCATAGCTGGCATTTGAAGGGATATTCCGGGAGAGATGATGAATGGTGCTATAAACCCGTTATTGTGAGTGGTATATAAACGAAAGAACCCGTTTGATTGATTCAAACGGGTTCTTTCGTTTATGCTTAGTCTTTATTATTTGCCTCATAATAATCCCACATCAGCCGGAATACTTTTTCTTTTAATGCGGGCAGATCATCGCGGGTCATCCCGGTGGTAGGGATGGGTGGGAGCACGTGGTACTCGATACGATGCGGCCAGGCGAAGAATGTTTTTTCGGGCGGCAGGATTTTTTTTGTATTAAACAGTACCGAAGGCATCAGCGGCGTCTGTGTATCTATGGCCAGTGCGAAGGCGCCGTCATAGAACGATTTCAGCGGGTCTGCGGTACGGTTGCGGGTACCTTCCGGATACAGGAGCATGTGGATGCCCCTGGAGAGGGCTTCTTTCATGTCCACAATACTTTGTTTACGGCTGGCTTCACTGCTGCGGTCTACGAGGATGCCGCCGATTCTGTACAGTATACCGAACAGCGGAATCTTACCCATGGAGGCTTTAGCCAGGGTTTTATTGGCACCAGGTATATAACCGGTGGTGATCGGTACATCCATCAGTGAGTTGTGGTTGCATACGATCACATAGGTTTGACCAGGGGCAAAGTTTTCCATCCCTTTCAGCCTTGTAGGGCAGCCGATCAACGGTAGGTATATGTTCATCCATCTGCGGCCTATAGCGATAAAAACACGTGTAGGTACAGGCTCAGGCCAGAACGAGGCAATCGAGACAGGGATCAGAACGATCAGCATCATACCAGCAAACAATAACAATGCGTATAGTGCGTAAATTCTTCCCAGTATATTTTTTAACATAACTGATAACTTACGGTAAAGATACAGATAGTTATTTTAGAGACGCCAGTCTACCGGTTCGATGCCAGCTTTCAGCAGGAGTTCATTGGTTTTGGAAAAATGTCTACAACCGAAAAAGCCATTGGCGGCGCTGAAAGGGGAGGGATGAGCCGCTTTCAAAATATGGTGTTTGGTGGCGTCTATCAGGATTTGTTTGTCCTGGGCAAAGCGTCCCCAGAGCAGGAATACCACATCTCTTTTTTGGTCGGATATTTTACGGATGACAGCGTCGGTGAAGTTCTCCCAGCCTATTTTGCTGTGGGAGGCAGGTTCGCCGGCCCTTACTGTCAGGAAGGCGTTTAGCAGGAGTACGCCATGTTCGGCCCACTTGGTGAGATTGCCGCTTTGCGGGATCTCCAGACCAAGGTCGCTTTTCATTTCCTTATAGATGTTAACGAGAGAAGGGGGTGGTTTAATGCCATCGGGCACAGAAAAACTGAGGCCATGTGCCTGTCCGGGACCATGATAGGGATCTTGTCCCAGTATCACTACTTTGACATCATTAAAAGGGGTTTTCTGAAATGCATTGAAGATGTTGTTTCCAGCAGGGTACAGGGTTTTACCCAATGCTCTCTCATGTTTCAGGTGCATGACAATCTCCGCAAAATAGGTCTTGTTGAACTCGTCCTTGAGTATCTCTTTCCAGCTTTCTTCGATCTGAACGTCCATGTTTGAATCAGTATTTTTAAGAAAAATTAAATTAAATTTGATTTATTGGAAAATAATTCCATAAATTTGCACTCCCAAAATGATAGATAAATATAGCAATTTATTTAACATTAGCGGGAAAAACAAAAGATAAGTCTCGGTAGCTCAGCTGGATAGAGCAACTGCCTTCTAAGCAGTAGGTCATTGGTTCGAATCCAATCCGGGACACAGAAAAGAGGAAAATTGCGAAAGCGGTTTTCCTCTTTTTGTTTTTCTATTAAGTTTTCTTATTAGTCGGAATAATAAATAGAGAATAAGTTCCCTGACCCAAACAATAAGGCAAAAATGTGAACTGGATGTTATTTGGCTCTTT is part of the Chitinophaga flava genome and encodes:
- the ung gene encoding uracil-DNA glycosylase encodes the protein MDVQIEESWKEILKDEFNKTYFAEIVMHLKHERALGKTLYPAGNNIFNAFQKTPFNDVKVVILGQDPYHGPGQAHGLSFSVPDGIKPPPSLVNIYKEMKSDLGLEIPQSGNLTKWAEHGVLLLNAFLTVRAGEPASHSKIGWENFTDAVIRKISDQKRDVVFLLWGRFAQDKQILIDATKHHILKAAHPSPFSAANGFFGCRHFSKTNELLLKAGIEPVDWRL
- a CDS encoding lysophospholipid acyltransferase family protein: MLKNILGRIYALYALLLFAGMMLIVLIPVSIASFWPEPVPTRVFIAIGRRWMNIYLPLIGCPTRLKGMENFAPGQTYVIVCNHNSLMDVPITTGYIPGANKTLAKASMGKIPLFGILYRIGGILVDRSSEASRKQSIVDMKEALSRGIHMLLYPEGTRNRTADPLKSFYDGAFALAIDTQTPLMPSVLFNTKKILPPEKTFFAWPHRIEYHVLPPIPTTGMTRDDLPALKEKVFRLMWDYYEANNKD